The Coccidioides posadasii str. Silveira chromosome 2, complete sequence genomic interval GGAGCACACCAGCGCGCAGTACCTTTGTTGTAGCAGTGATTTCTCGGCTAGCAGAAGATGTTGCACCACTCCACAAATCATCGTTTCGTTGGGCGCCGCACCTGGCAGAGCTGGGTTCGCTGACGATTTGGAAGCTCTGGGTGCTATTACTAACGCAACTTGAATTGCTTCTTTCACTTGGTACGGGGCTAAGAGGCGGGCCCGAGTCAGAAGACTGCGGTTCGAGCGACGACGCCCTTCGGGGCATTTCGCTAGATGTAGACTTTGTTTTCGACCTTGTCTTTGACCTTTTTGATATAGGTTCTAGGGATATGACACGGGGCTTTGGAGCGGGTAAGTTTGCGATATCAATCGTTTCGAGGAGTAGGATCCGCTTGTCACAGCTTATAGTGGGGGAAATGGTGGTTGGACGGGTTAAGGTAGAGGTGATCACATAGGAGATTGTACCTCGTTCGAACTAAGAGACGCGAGATTAGCGTAATTACACAAAAATATTCAATGTTATTGAAGGGGGAGCACTTACGTTGATACTACTCGGGAGGCTGTAGGGAGGGAAGCACAGCTCAAAGCGAAATTTATAGATTCCCTCCTTCAATCGGCCATCGCCGCACAACACAATCTCATCCTCGAATAACGTAGCCAAACCGTTCCCGAGGTATTCGCCATTTCTTCGCCCTCTTCCCGTCCCTGGAAATCCGGAGTCCTCCGCTGTCTCTCCCGGAGCGACTGGATTCTTGTAGACTTTCGCATAACCATGCAGGCAGACGACCAAATGTGTAATCCGAACGGGTTTGACGACGACCAAGCACACTGAGCCATTCACGATATCTCCGGGCGAGTACGACCTCCAGGGATCATCTGGCTGAATGTAGAACTCGGAAATGTTCCTGTTTCGATTGCCGAATCGGTTTGTGAACTTGGATAGAATGGAGCGTTTCCGGGCGGGGGAGGCTGAAGTCGCGTCGCCATTGGGGGAGTCTAAAGCCATGGCCGGTGGAAACGAGTTGACTCCATAAGCGTGCTTGATGCCCGGGTTGATTGGAGGTGTGATTTGATCGGCAGAGGAGTCGGATGGGAGAGGAACAGGGGATAAGAGAGGACACGAAGCGCCCCGCCAGCGTCAGCATTCGATGTCGAAGAGGGAGTGAACGAAGCGCAAGAGACTTGCGGGCGAAAGACGGTAGGGTCAGGGATTTTGATAATCGGACGAATATGTACAGGGTGATCTGGGGAGGAAGAGCGGGAGTGGGTCATAGAGAGAGGGCGAAGTCAGATGCGGCAGCGGACTCGACGACGGTGACAGGGGGATTCGAGCGGCATGGTTCCGCCAGCATGGAGATGAGTGCGAGCCAGGAGTGATCGGCCTGGCAGATGGGAGGAAAtagggaaaaagaaagtgAGCAAAGACAGCGAGAGAGTGGGAGAGAGAGGGTgagggagggaaaaagaCAGAGTGAGAGGATGCCCGGGCTgtgaaaagggaaaaagtaCGCCAGCAGGTCGTTAATGTGGAGATTCAAGCCCTTTGGTTACAGCAGCGAAACCCCCCCTGTCGGCTCGTATCTTCTACCAGTATTGCTTCTGCCTCTCGTCTGCTTGTCCGGTCTTCCTCGTCTGGTCACGTTCTAGACTGCCTTGCGGGAAGTTAACCCCGTACTCTGTCCCGACGACCGCCCTGACTGAGGTCTCACGGTGCCCGCGCGTCCCTCGACACACGACGAGGTGGCAACGAACCCCCCCGGAAAAGAAAGTTTTTTTAGAGGATGGGGGCGTCTCGGTTGGAGAGTCAGACATCGCCCGGTGGTGAGTGGCTCGCTTGGGACGGTCAAGCTTCGCCAATCTCAAGGCTTGTCGAGGCTTGCTGAGTCGTGTCTCGAATCCTGCTGGTCCATTTTATGAACTCTCTTAACTTTTTCCCACCATCTCAGGACTTACTAGGGTTCCTTAGCCAACCAGAGAAGAGAAACCGGCTCGCGCTCTGGAATCATCTTCGAGAATGCTCCGTGTAAATGCTACATCACTGCTTTCCCCCCCACCCCGGTCAAGGGTGTCGATAGATCTCGGAGCGACTCTATAGATGTACGAGCATTCTAATTTAACTCCCAGACTTCGTCTTTTATCCGCCGtgtttactccgtaccaagGATCAATTCAAGCCCCCGTCCCTTAATCTAGGCGGGCTAAACAGTGTCTGTACTTTCCGGACAGTCGCTCGTTTGCTTTGGCAGCGAATATCCTGGCTCCCTTGGGGCACAGCACTGGTGCTTAACCGAGGGTCCTGACCATCATTCACACCAAAAAGTTACGGCCCGAGCAGTGTGCCCAATTCCTCCAAAATCCTCCGAAGATGGAGCAAACAGAACGAGATCAACAAGTGGGACCAAAACCCTATATACCGTACATGATGTACTCCGTGCCCAGACTGAAGTAACTCTGTAACCCCGGAGTGCCAGCATTCATGGTCGCGTCACAGCCCAAACCGGGGGCCTTTTACCAACCTGTCAAATCTGTCTGTCATTTCATCACAAGAATCAATCCTCATGAACTTTCTGTGGGGGTATTGATGGCTGCTCCATTCTCAGCATCCTTGCCATGACCTCGTGCCTCAACGCTTAACATTGTTAGCTATTCAATAGTTCGACTCAGGATCGGTCCTCCGTACATCCGAGGGCGCCTCCACCTTATTACGACGCCCACCGATCTTGCAGTTATAAGAGCCAGGGAAGAAGCGACAGCAACCCGCATCCCCTTCTCCCAATAAAATGCCTGTCGCCGGCTTGACGCTACTGCACGTGTCCACTCTCTCTCCCTGCTGGCAATCGACAAACACGGCATCGATCTGCACACTAGAGTCGAGAAAAGTCACAATCACACACCGACAACCCTGAACACCCCATCACATTCCTTCGCCATGAAAAAATCTCTCAGGAATCAAGCGGATCCGCCGCACGATCAAGCTTTCGCAGACGCCCAACCCAAAAATGCTTGTCTGGCAGCCGAAGCTTTTCACAAGCTTTTCTGCCAAGAGTGGACGGAGAATGGCGTCGGCAACTCTTTTGTGATCACAAATAAATGCATTTCTCATTTTGTGGCACTTAGAAGAAACCTGCTAGAGCAAGCTATATGTATGAGTACCAAAAAGGAAATAATCCCACTAAGACAAATACATGCAAATGCTCTAACAGGTATGCATGTAACTATAATAGTTCATTCACACAAAACAGATTCTCCCTACTCCATAACAGAAAGACTAAGATGCCTTTTTTTCGTCTTGGTCTACAGAGCCAGAGTATGTATAACCTTTCTTTCACTCTTTTTATCTCCTCCTGTTCGCTGATCCACAGCTTGATTACATATGTATTGCTGCACTGTAATTACtcgctctttttctctttaatTTCTCGCATCTCCTGTTTCATTCGTGTGATCGTCCCGCTTCCTCCGTAAACCAGTCCTGTGTAGAGCATGGCAACACTAGCACCCGCATCGAGGACCGCCTGCGCCTGTTTGCCATTCGTAATACCGCCGGATGCAAACAGGACCTTCACCGGCTGAAGATCAGCTCTAGCTGGCGGTGAAGCGATATCTATTGGAGCACCCTCATCCGCCACGGTTCCATCACTAGCGGTTCCCGGTTGACCCCCTCGCGCAGGGTGTCTATCAAGAATGTTTCGATATCTTGATACAAGCGCTACTGTCCGATTAAACAAGTGAGGGCCCGAAAATCCTCCGGTTTCTTGAAGTGTAGTCTGTTCCTGCACGGACAGTTGGTAGCCCTTTGGCAACGGGTCCGGTCTGCGGTTGGTAGTGTTTCCGACGATAACACCATCGACACCAGATGCCCAAACTGCGTCGCAGATGCCATTCACCTGCTCTTCGCTGTCCTCATCGGGGCTAACCTTGACCATCACATATGGCTTTGTACGTCGATTTGTTTTATGCGCCGCTTCAACAACTCCTTGAAGTAGCTTCGTCAAGGGCTCAACGCGCTGTAAATCCCTCAAGCCAGGTGTGTTTGGACTCGACACGTTGACGACGAGGATGTCCGCGTATTTGGCTAATCGATCCACACAGTATACGTAATCTCTCTTGATCGCCTCGATGTCATTGTCTGGTGTCGTTTTATTCTTCGCGATCTGTACCGCCAGCAGTTTGCCATGCGTAAGGCTGCCTGGTGGCACGCCAGCTTCTCCATCTAGCACCCTTTGTTCCCCAGCTTCGGATGATCCATATCCGTTCGCGTAGGCAAATTCGCGCACTCGTTTGTCCAGCACGGACGCCATGTGATCCGCTCCTTTAGAATTGAGTCCGTATCGGTTGATTAAGGCATTCTGAGAGGGGATACGGAATACTCGGACTTTAGGGTTTCCTTCTTGTGGTAGTGGCGTACATCCGCCCACCTCCACGATGGCAGGACCGAGGTTAAACAGCGGGCAGGGAATTTCAGCATCTTTATCTAAACCACCGGAGATGCCAATTGGATTGCAGAGAGAATACCCGAAAACCTACCAAAAAGGAAGCACATAAATAAGTAAACTACACCACCAGTAGGGACATGATAAAACCCAAAAAGTGAAAACAGACCTCAGTAACCAACTTCCCATCACCGTCCGGATTTCCCCTCTCCCGCGGATGCAAGCCGAACCGATACAAGTTCTTCAGCATGTCCACGCCCACATGGTGAGCATCTTCCGCATCCGGGAACATCCACCTAATCAGTGGCGGCACCAAATACCGATGTGCACTCGCCCTCGTATCTGTCAAGTAGACATATCCGCACCCCATCCCCAACACCGCCGCCGTCATCCACATTATTCTTCGTAGCCGGCGCTTCCTCGGCGCAAATTTTTTGGCGGCGCTAGTTGCTGTGATGGCCGTTGCCGCCCCCACAGCAGCGCTTTCAGCCTCCTTCTTCGCCGTAGACGCTGCATCAGAGGAATTGAACCGTGCGGAATACGAAGGATAGTGCGGACGGGAAAACTTGGAGAGTGCTCGCGGCACAGAGCGGCAATTGAGCCGCATTGGCCTGGAAAACATATTCTGCTTTTGTTGCCAGAGGCCAAGAGGACCATGCAAAGGAACACTGTCGGTCAATTGGCGGGTGGGAAGGCAGGATAACGAGTTGAACCaaagccttttttttttcttatttcgCTGACGGAAAGACTTCAGAGCTGTGGGGGGAAGTGGGAGTTCACGTGACGTCATTTCTGGGGCGctgccaaaaaaaaggagagccTTTCAGGGCTGGAGGGAAGAAAATGCGTtgaagtacagagtactccggaCCGTGTACTACCATCTCATCTCGATCCTATTACCATGCGTTATTTTTTTGGTCTATATCTGCTAGTGTTTACCAGCAGGTGTTTGTGAAAATTACCAATCTCTGAGCATATTCTCACTTTCTGGGATATGCACACAATTGACCAGGATTCGATTTTCCCTGACGGCACcaacaaacaagatggcCTGACAATACTGGTGATTCAGTAAACTCCCAACATGGTGTCATGTGTAACCAGCTCATGAGTCAACACAGGCAGAAGTGAGATGTACAGAAACAATATCATAGTTCTATTATCCAATAACATAGTACACAGTGCACAGGTAAGTATCATAGGGTTTTCTGCCACCCGGAAACAAGAGCCCATACCTAGACAACTCATTAGCAAAGAAGCAAGAAAAGAAGTGATCAGAGGAGAGTCGATGCTGGTGTATGTCTATATTCAAGTGCATGAATCATCCCATGTATATCAGGATGGGTAAGGGACAGCGGGAAATATAGTATAATAACATATGTACGCAACCTGAAGAGCTTCATGCCCTCCAAACATTTCTTGACAGCCGTGATTGGAATATCAATCCAGCACTGGTATCAGTGTATGTCTGTCATGATTCAGTCagacaacaaaaaaaaaaaaaaaa includes:
- the URA9 gene encoding Dihydroorotate dehydrogenase (quinone), mitochondrial (EggNog:ENOG410PFTF~COG:F~TransMembrane:1 (i75-92o)~BUSCO:6014at33183) — encoded protein: MFSRPMRLNCRSVPRALSKFSRPHYPSYSARFNSSDAASTAKKEAESAAVGAATAITATSAAKKFAPRKRRLRRIMWMTAAVLGMGCGYVYLTDTRASAHRYLVPPLIRWMFPDAEDAHHVGVDMLKNLYRFGLHPRERGNPDGDGKLVTEVFGYSLCNPIGISGGLDKDAEIPCPLFNLGPAIVEVGGCTPLPQEGNPKVRVFRIPSQNALINRYGLNSKGADHMASVLDKRVREFAYANGYGSSEAGEQRVLDGEAGVPPGSLTHGKLLAVQIAKNKTTPDNDIEAIKRDYVYCVDRLAKYADILVVNVSSPNTPGLRDLQRVEPLTKLLQGVVEAAHKTNRRTKPYVMVKVSPDEDSEEQVNGICDAVWASGVDGVIVGNTTNRRPDPLPKGYQLSVQEQTTLQETGGFSGPHLFNRTVALVSRYRNILDRHPARGGQPGTASDGTVADEGAPIDIASPPARADLQPVKVLFASGGITNGKQAQAVLDAGASVAMLYTGLVYGGSGTITRMKQEMREIKEKKSE